The following proteins are encoded in a genomic region of Hippoglossus hippoglossus isolate fHipHip1 chromosome 3, fHipHip1.pri, whole genome shotgun sequence:
- the tub gene encoding tubby protein homolog isoform X2 codes for MSSKHSSDWIPYSTLDDEGTNLRQQKLDRQRALLEQKQKKKRQEPLMVQSNVDGRSRARRTKQSEEQAPLVESYLSSNSSTIYHVQEAEQEEVKVMADAQPPRSAKKGKASASSTPQTGSDKKERKGKHKAIDGLASQMDDAQVQILTVGHSAAEDTDGEPVMSCTQSQSKQDLRVTMLKKGISSSMNFDEEEDDEDEISSSSSQLNSNTRPGSATSRKSCKEVASAPTPPVNEPPIDVDDLEEFSLRPAPQGVRVKCRITRDKKGMDRGMYPTYYLHLEREDGKKVFLLAGRKRKKSKTSNYLISIDPTDLSRGGESFIGKLRSNLMGTKFTVYDSGLNPMKSTTSLEASNLRQELAAICYETNVLGFKGPRKMSVIIPGMNMDHERVSIRPRNDHESLLARWQNKNTESVIELHNKTPVWNDDTQSYVLNFHGRVTQASVKNFQIIHDNDPDYIVMQFGRVAEDVFTMDYNYPMCALQAFAIALSSFDSKLACE; via the exons ATGAGCTCCAAGCACTCCTCCGACTGGATTCCCTACAG CACTTTAGACGATGAGGGCACCAACCTCCGGCAGCAGAAACTGGACAGACAG CGAGCGCTCCTGgaacagaagcagaagaagaagaggcaggaGCCTCTGATGGTCCAGTCCAACGTGGACGGGAGGTCTCGCGCTCGCCGCACCAAACAGAGCGAGGAGCAGGCTCCGCTGGTGGAGTCCTAcctcagcagcaacagcagcaccaTCTACCATG TGCAAGAGGCtgaacaggaggaggtgaaggtgatGGCAGACGCGCAGCCGCCTCGCTCGGCCAAAAAAGGCAAGGCATCGGCCAGCTCCACTCCGCAGACAGGCAGCGacaagaaggagagaaagggaaagcaCAAAG CAATCGATGGCCTGGCGTCCCAGATGGACGACGCTCAGGTCCAGATCCTGACAGTGGGTCACTCCGCTGCAGAGGACACTGACGGAGAGCCCGTCATGAGCTGCACTCAGTCGCAGAGTAAACAGGACCTGCGCGTCACGATGCTCAAGAAAG GTATATCCAGCAGTATGAATTtcgatgaagaggaggacgatgaAGATGAAATCAGCTCCAGTTCCTCGCAGCTCAACAGCAACACCAGACCAGGCTCTGCCACCAGCAGGAAGTCGTGCAAG gaggtgGCCTCAGCACCCACTCCTCCCGTCAACGAGCCCCCCATCGATGTCGACGACCTTGAGGAGTTTTCTCTGCGACCTGCACCCCAGGGAGTCCGAGTGAAGTGCAGAATCACCAGAGACAAGAAGGGCATGGACAGAGGCATGTATCCCACCTACTACCTGCATCTGGAGAGGGAGGACGGCAAGAAG GTGTTCCTTTTAGCTGGCcggaagagaaaaaagagtaAGACGTCTAATTACCTCATCTCCATCGACCCCACTGATCTGTCCAGAGGTGGAGAGAGCTTCATCGGTAAACTGAG gtCTAACCTCATGGGAACCAAGTTCACCGTATATGACAGCGGTCTGAACCCGATGAAGAGCACCACCAGTCTGGAAGCGAGTAATCTGCGTCAAGAACTCGCAGCCATTTGCTAT GAAACCAATGTCTTAGGATTCAAAGGACCTCGCAAAATGAGCGTCATCATTCCTGGAATGAACATGGACCATGAGAGAGTTTCTATTCGCCCACGAAAT GACCACGAGTCCCTGCTGGCCAGGTGGCAGAACAAGAACACGGAGAGCGTGATTGAACTCCACAACAAGACGCCCGTGTGGAACGACGACACACAATCCTACGTGCTCAACTTCCATGGCAGAGTCACTCAGGCCTCAGTCAAGAATTTCCAAATCATTCACGACAATGACC ccgaCTATATTGTGATGCAGTTTGGCCGCGTGGCAGAAGACGTCTTCACCATGGACTATAACTACCCCATGTGTGCCCTGCAAGCCTTTGCCATCGCCCTCTCCAGCTTCGACAGCAAGTTAGCCTGTGAATAG
- the tub gene encoding tubby protein homolog isoform X1 gives MEGVSSNRSMSYSRWSYDSTLDDEGTNLRQQKLDRQRALLEQKQKKKRQEPLMVQSNVDGRSRARRTKQSEEQAPLVESYLSSNSSTIYHVQEAEQEEVKVMADAQPPRSAKKGKASASSTPQTGSDKKERKGKHKAIDGLASQMDDAQVQILTVGHSAAEDTDGEPVMSCTQSQSKQDLRVTMLKKGISSSMNFDEEEDDEDEISSSSSQLNSNTRPGSATSRKSCKEVASAPTPPVNEPPIDVDDLEEFSLRPAPQGVRVKCRITRDKKGMDRGMYPTYYLHLEREDGKKVFLLAGRKRKKSKTSNYLISIDPTDLSRGGESFIGKLRSNLMGTKFTVYDSGLNPMKSTTSLEASNLRQELAAICYETNVLGFKGPRKMSVIIPGMNMDHERVSIRPRNDHESLLARWQNKNTESVIELHNKTPVWNDDTQSYVLNFHGRVTQASVKNFQIIHDNDPDYIVMQFGRVAEDVFTMDYNYPMCALQAFAIALSSFDSKLACE, from the exons CACTTTAGACGATGAGGGCACCAACCTCCGGCAGCAGAAACTGGACAGACAG CGAGCGCTCCTGgaacagaagcagaagaagaagaggcaggaGCCTCTGATGGTCCAGTCCAACGTGGACGGGAGGTCTCGCGCTCGCCGCACCAAACAGAGCGAGGAGCAGGCTCCGCTGGTGGAGTCCTAcctcagcagcaacagcagcaccaTCTACCATG TGCAAGAGGCtgaacaggaggaggtgaaggtgatGGCAGACGCGCAGCCGCCTCGCTCGGCCAAAAAAGGCAAGGCATCGGCCAGCTCCACTCCGCAGACAGGCAGCGacaagaaggagagaaagggaaagcaCAAAG CAATCGATGGCCTGGCGTCCCAGATGGACGACGCTCAGGTCCAGATCCTGACAGTGGGTCACTCCGCTGCAGAGGACACTGACGGAGAGCCCGTCATGAGCTGCACTCAGTCGCAGAGTAAACAGGACCTGCGCGTCACGATGCTCAAGAAAG GTATATCCAGCAGTATGAATTtcgatgaagaggaggacgatgaAGATGAAATCAGCTCCAGTTCCTCGCAGCTCAACAGCAACACCAGACCAGGCTCTGCCACCAGCAGGAAGTCGTGCAAG gaggtgGCCTCAGCACCCACTCCTCCCGTCAACGAGCCCCCCATCGATGTCGACGACCTTGAGGAGTTTTCTCTGCGACCTGCACCCCAGGGAGTCCGAGTGAAGTGCAGAATCACCAGAGACAAGAAGGGCATGGACAGAGGCATGTATCCCACCTACTACCTGCATCTGGAGAGGGAGGACGGCAAGAAG GTGTTCCTTTTAGCTGGCcggaagagaaaaaagagtaAGACGTCTAATTACCTCATCTCCATCGACCCCACTGATCTGTCCAGAGGTGGAGAGAGCTTCATCGGTAAACTGAG gtCTAACCTCATGGGAACCAAGTTCACCGTATATGACAGCGGTCTGAACCCGATGAAGAGCACCACCAGTCTGGAAGCGAGTAATCTGCGTCAAGAACTCGCAGCCATTTGCTAT GAAACCAATGTCTTAGGATTCAAAGGACCTCGCAAAATGAGCGTCATCATTCCTGGAATGAACATGGACCATGAGAGAGTTTCTATTCGCCCACGAAAT GACCACGAGTCCCTGCTGGCCAGGTGGCAGAACAAGAACACGGAGAGCGTGATTGAACTCCACAACAAGACGCCCGTGTGGAACGACGACACACAATCCTACGTGCTCAACTTCCATGGCAGAGTCACTCAGGCCTCAGTCAAGAATTTCCAAATCATTCACGACAATGACC ccgaCTATATTGTGATGCAGTTTGGCCGCGTGGCAGAAGACGTCTTCACCATGGACTATAACTACCCCATGTGTGCCCTGCAAGCCTTTGCCATCGCCCTCTCCAGCTTCGACAGCAAGTTAGCCTGTGAATAG
- the ric3a gene encoding protein RIC-3 isoform X1, whose product MSITTCQKVTLISCSVLCVSLFLPRMLLPRGRKEMEQPEVGPGFYPRVMHRLSLPSDPELWGVDPSYSIKHSAEAMAKVKGIGQGKKYNLIAQVIPIYGFGILLYIIYIIYKLTCKNKTKESGNDTTVTETHVENPTNLVATNSELASLQERLLHTERMMERIVSRKSSASGSGRRRKSKTTTSKKEEKLLRQLRQISHRMQDLEGASPEMEAEEVPYSADWEGYPDETYPEYDDNPSVRRGFDTVTVEVPRCQPTAEALAERMEQEEEELMARKLSIVHEEDEEQEEVEGEEEEEEEEEENEDEEVEEAVEDVEVVEEVEDEEEEEEEEEEEEEKRQLLSSRLSRPAAERKQERLGLEVSKELQCKNGGKKQISFSNQEDVFHYPKEGEEEEEEEEEEEEEEEEDEKEDEGTEVEEEEADEDDPVMEAESLLFSCEGCPNPEEEAEEDKEEYLLTSEDDEGQTHADVPKEVGVSGLRMRNRRET is encoded by the exons ATGTCTATAACAACTTGCCAGAAGGTTACTCTCATATCATGCTCcgttctctgtgtttctcttttcctgcCCAGAATGCTTTTAcccagagggaggaaggagatggAGCAGCCGGAGG TTGGGCCTGGATTTTACCCTCGTGTGATGCATCGGCTGTCTCTGCCAAGCGACCCGGAGCTGTGGGGGGTGGACCCCTCCTACTCCATAAAACACAGTGCAGAGGCCATGGCCAAAGTAAAGGGCATCGGTCAAGGCAAAAAATACAACCTGATAGCTCAAGTGATTCCAATATACGGCTTTGGGATCCTTCTCTACATCATCTATATAATCTATAAG CTGACTTGTAAGAATAAGACGAAGGAATCAGGAAACGACACAACAGTTACCGAGACACACGTGGAGAACCCAACGA ATCTTGTAGCAACAAATTCCGAGCTGGCCAGTCTTCAGGAGAGACTGCTGCACACCGAGAGGATGATGGAGAGGATTGTCTCACGAAAGAGCTCTGCTTCTGGGAG TGgcagaaggaggaagagtaAAACTACAACAtcaaagaaggaggagaaattaCTCAGGCAACTTCGACAGATCTCCCACCGGATGCAAGACCTGGAGGGAGCCTCCCCggagatggaggcagaggaggtcCCCTACAGTGCAGACTGGGAAG GCTACCCAGACGAGACCTACCCAGAATACGATGACAATCCCAGTGTCAGACGGGGATTTGACACCGTGACAGTGGAGGTACCCCGCTGCCAGCCCACTGCCGAGGCCCTGGCTGagaggatggagcaggaggaggaagagttgaTGGCAAGGAAGCTGTCCATAGTGCacgaggaggatgaagagcaagaggaggtggagggagaggaagaggaagaggaggaggaagaggagaatgaagatgaagaagtggAGGAAGCAGTGGAGGATGTAGAGGTGGTGGAAGAagtggaggatgaagaggaagaggaggaggaggaggaggaggaggaggagaaaaggcagCTGCTCAGTTCTCGTTTATCGAGGCCCgctgcagagaggaagcaggagagacTCGGTTTGGAGGTGAGCAAAGAGCTGCAGTGTAAGAATGGAGGGAAGAAGCAAATAAGCTTCAGCAACCAAGAGGATGTGTTCCACTACCctaaagagggagaggaggaagaggaggaagaggaggaagaggaggaagaggaggaagaggacgagaaggaggacgaggggacagaggtagaagaggaggaggccgatGAAGATGATCCAGTGATGGAGGCAGAGAGTCTGCTGTTCAGTTGTGAAGGTTGCCCGAACCCggaggaagaagcagaggaggataAAGAGGAGTATTTGTTAACGTCCGAGGATGATGAAggtcaaacacatgcagacgtGCCCAAAGAAGTAGGAGTGAGCGGGCTGAGGATGAGGAACAGGAGAGAGACGTAA
- the ric3a gene encoding protein RIC-3 isoform X2: MHRLSLPSDPELWGVDPSYSIKHSAEAMAKVKGIGQGKKYNLIAQVIPIYGFGILLYIIYIIYKLTCKNKTKESGNDTTVTETHVENPTNLVATNSELASLQERLLHTERMMERIVSRKSSASGSGRRRKSKTTTSKKEEKLLRQLRQISHRMQDLEGASPEMEAEEVPYSADWEGYPDETYPEYDDNPSVRRGFDTVTVEVPRCQPTAEALAERMEQEEEELMARKLSIVHEEDEEQEEVEGEEEEEEEEEENEDEEVEEAVEDVEVVEEVEDEEEEEEEEEEEEEKRQLLSSRLSRPAAERKQERLGLEVSKELQCKNGGKKQISFSNQEDVFHYPKEGEEEEEEEEEEEEEEEEDEKEDEGTEVEEEEADEDDPVMEAESLLFSCEGCPNPEEEAEEDKEEYLLTSEDDEGQTHADVPKEVGVSGLRMRNRRET; encoded by the exons ATGCATCGGCTGTCTCTGCCAAGCGACCCGGAGCTGTGGGGGGTGGACCCCTCCTACTCCATAAAACACAGTGCAGAGGCCATGGCCAAAGTAAAGGGCATCGGTCAAGGCAAAAAATACAACCTGATAGCTCAAGTGATTCCAATATACGGCTTTGGGATCCTTCTCTACATCATCTATATAATCTATAAG CTGACTTGTAAGAATAAGACGAAGGAATCAGGAAACGACACAACAGTTACCGAGACACACGTGGAGAACCCAACGA ATCTTGTAGCAACAAATTCCGAGCTGGCCAGTCTTCAGGAGAGACTGCTGCACACCGAGAGGATGATGGAGAGGATTGTCTCACGAAAGAGCTCTGCTTCTGGGAG TGgcagaaggaggaagagtaAAACTACAACAtcaaagaaggaggagaaattaCTCAGGCAACTTCGACAGATCTCCCACCGGATGCAAGACCTGGAGGGAGCCTCCCCggagatggaggcagaggaggtcCCCTACAGTGCAGACTGGGAAG GCTACCCAGACGAGACCTACCCAGAATACGATGACAATCCCAGTGTCAGACGGGGATTTGACACCGTGACAGTGGAGGTACCCCGCTGCCAGCCCACTGCCGAGGCCCTGGCTGagaggatggagcaggaggaggaagagttgaTGGCAAGGAAGCTGTCCATAGTGCacgaggaggatgaagagcaagaggaggtggagggagaggaagaggaagaggaggaggaagaggagaatgaagatgaagaagtggAGGAAGCAGTGGAGGATGTAGAGGTGGTGGAAGAagtggaggatgaagaggaagaggaggaggaggaggaggaggaggaggagaaaaggcagCTGCTCAGTTCTCGTTTATCGAGGCCCgctgcagagaggaagcaggagagacTCGGTTTGGAGGTGAGCAAAGAGCTGCAGTGTAAGAATGGAGGGAAGAAGCAAATAAGCTTCAGCAACCAAGAGGATGTGTTCCACTACCctaaagagggagaggaggaagaggaggaagaggaggaagaggaggaagaggaggaagaggacgagaaggaggacgaggggacagaggtagaagaggaggaggccgatGAAGATGATCCAGTGATGGAGGCAGAGAGTCTGCTGTTCAGTTGTGAAGGTTGCCCGAACCCggaggaagaagcagaggaggataAAGAGGAGTATTTGTTAACGTCCGAGGATGATGAAggtcaaacacatgcagacgtGCCCAAAGAAGTAGGAGTGAGCGGGCTGAGGATGAGGAACAGGAGAGAGACGTAA